A genomic region of Lysinibacillus sp. 2017 contains the following coding sequences:
- a CDS encoding redox protein: MEAKKVIISCENCGEDMEVDFNTAHFSSEIQIMNGKKKQKRTYIAHCPECNTINTVSSENKEEWGNRKGPTVKFFAFSGLFSCLITIILAIVVMYFAFKGIMTIFDWIFS; the protein is encoded by the coding sequence ATGGAAGCAAAAAAGGTAATAATTTCTTGTGAAAATTGCGGTGAAGATATGGAAGTGGATTTTAATACAGCACATTTCTCATCTGAGATTCAAATAATGAATGGTAAAAAAAAACAAAAACGAACGTATATAGCACATTGTCCGGAATGTAATACAATCAATACTGTTTCAAGTGAAAATAAAGAAGAATGGGGAAATCGAAAAGGACCAACTGTGAAATTTTTCGCCTTTTCAGGATTGTTTTCATGTTTGATTACGATTATTTTAGCGATTGTTGTCATGTACTTTGCTTTCAAAGGAATTATGACTATATTTGATTGGATATTTAGCTAA
- a CDS encoding VOC family protein has translation MKLTMKYIILYVNDLEATIHFYKDMLGLPIKMQQGSYVEFNTGATTLSINTRQSIKEDIGLNVPEASAATQTFEVGFVVEEVESTIEQLRAQGVKIIKEPIIKPWGQTVAYIADPDGHYIEICAAIE, from the coding sequence GTGAAATTGACGATGAAATATATCATACTTTATGTGAATGATTTAGAAGCAACGATCCATTTTTATAAGGACATGCTTGGCTTACCCATTAAAATGCAACAAGGATCTTATGTAGAATTTAATACTGGAGCAACAACCTTGTCTATCAATACACGTCAATCGATTAAAGAAGACATTGGCCTAAATGTACCCGAAGCTTCAGCAGCTACTCAAACATTTGAAGTGGGGTTCGTTGTAGAAGAAGTAGAAAGCACGATTGAACAGTTACGGGCACAAGGGGTAAAGATAATAAAAGAGCCAATTATAAAACCTTGGGGTCAAACAGTAGCGTACATTGCAGATCCAGATGGGCATTATATTGAAATTTGCGCAGCAATTGAATAA
- a CDS encoding MFS transporter: MQAIIKYFHPLVWIILSGTIFARTASFMAIPFLALYLHNQLNASPLLIGLTIGIAPLCSTFGGLIGGYLTDRFGRKIVIIITVFVWSLTFIGFAFAPTAIYFVFLNALNGFCRSFFEPGTQALMIDFTEDVKKRRLFSVRYTAINIAAVIGPLLGVWISNMSSASVPFIITGLMYATYGIFLIIILKRYEMKQQKLAAGNKIQAILNAVRKDQKLLYFITGGILISVGYAQFDSTLPQLIDLKVEDGVKLFSYVIVANSITVLTLQLPLTMLIEKIPIYTSLKIGITIFAVGLLLFGFSESAWMFIASMILFSIGEIFCFPTMNAVIEEIAPVDQKGIYLGAAQLKNIGGFIGPVLGGWLLVATVDWMYSIIAIIMFSSIFVYRKALRY; this comes from the coding sequence ATGCAAGCAATCATAAAATATTTCCATCCACTCGTATGGATCATTTTAAGCGGAACAATTTTTGCTCGAACAGCAAGCTTTATGGCGATTCCGTTTTTAGCATTATATTTACATAATCAATTAAATGCATCCCCGTTATTAATAGGATTAACGATAGGGATCGCGCCATTATGTTCAACATTTGGAGGGCTTATAGGGGGCTATTTAACAGATCGATTTGGCCGAAAAATCGTTATTATCATTACAGTTTTTGTATGGAGTCTTACTTTTATTGGTTTTGCTTTTGCACCAACAGCCATCTATTTTGTCTTTTTAAATGCCTTAAACGGATTTTGTCGATCATTTTTTGAGCCAGGTACACAAGCCCTTATGATTGATTTTACGGAAGATGTCAAAAAACGACGCTTATTTTCGGTTCGTTACACAGCCATTAATATAGCGGCGGTTATTGGTCCGTTATTAGGTGTATGGATTTCAAATATGTCGAGTGCTTCGGTTCCATTTATTATTACCGGTTTGATGTATGCAACGTATGGCATCTTTTTAATCATCATATTAAAGCGATATGAAATGAAACAACAAAAGTTAGCAGCAGGCAATAAGATTCAGGCTATTTTAAATGCAGTGAGAAAAGACCAAAAACTGTTGTACTTTATCACCGGGGGTATATTAATATCAGTCGGCTATGCACAATTTGATTCGACATTACCACAATTAATTGATTTAAAAGTAGAAGATGGGGTGAAGTTATTTTCCTATGTGATCGTTGCGAATTCCATTACAGTGCTAACGTTACAATTACCTTTAACGATGCTTATTGAGAAAATACCTATTTATACTTCACTTAAAATCGGAATTACCATCTTTGCAGTCGGGTTACTTTTATTTGGCTTTTCCGAAAGTGCGTGGATGTTCATTGCGAGTATGATTCTTTTTTCAATCGGAGAAATTTTCTGCTTTCCAACAATGAATGCCGTCATTGAAGAAATTGCGCCAGTAGACCAAAAGGGAATTTATTTGGGCGCGGCACAATTGAAAAATATAGGTGGTTTTATTGGTCCGGTTCTAGGTGGATGGCTACTAGTAGCAACCGTAGATTGGATGTATAGTATTATTGCAATAATTATGTTTAGTAGTATATTCGTCTATCGAAAAGCGCTTAGATATTAA